Proteins from one Pseudarthrobacter sp. BIM B-2242 genomic window:
- a CDS encoding HpcH/HpaI aldolase/citrate lyase family protein translates to MPLRIEDTFRDALRDQNGNAGRPLAGMWVCSGSPLIAELCAGSGLDWLLVDAEHSPNGLESILSQLQAVNGYPVQVLVRPPVNDTVVIKQYLDLGVQNLLIPMVNSVADAEAAVAATRYPPHGVRGVGSALARAARWNRVPAYLARAGETISVTVQIESTAAVEAVEEILAVDGVDAIFLGPSDLAASMGVLGQQEHPEVRAAVEHCLAAAEAAGKPAGVNAFNPETARRYMDNGARFILVGADVALLARGSEALAAAFIPAAEPAETKTSY, encoded by the coding sequence ATGCCGCTTCGAATAGAGGACACGTTCCGCGATGCCTTGCGCGATCAAAACGGAAATGCAGGCCGTCCCTTGGCCGGGATGTGGGTTTGTTCCGGCAGCCCGCTGATCGCCGAACTCTGCGCCGGGTCCGGCCTGGACTGGCTGTTGGTGGACGCCGAGCACAGCCCCAACGGGCTCGAATCGATCCTGTCCCAGCTCCAGGCCGTCAACGGCTACCCGGTCCAGGTCCTGGTCCGGCCGCCGGTCAACGACACCGTGGTCATTAAGCAGTACCTTGACCTCGGGGTCCAGAACCTGCTGATCCCGATGGTCAACTCCGTGGCCGATGCCGAAGCCGCGGTGGCGGCCACCCGGTACCCGCCGCACGGTGTCCGCGGCGTGGGCTCGGCCCTGGCCCGGGCCGCCCGCTGGAACCGGGTCCCGGCCTACCTCGCCCGCGCCGGGGAAACCATCAGCGTCACGGTCCAGATCGAATCGACGGCGGCTGTTGAGGCCGTGGAAGAGATCCTGGCCGTCGATGGCGTGGACGCCATTTTCCTGGGACCGTCAGACCTCGCCGCGTCGATGGGGGTGCTGGGACAGCAGGAACACCCCGAGGTGCGCGCCGCCGTCGAACATTGCCTGGCGGCGGCGGAAGCGGCCGGGAAACCCGCCGGGGTGAACGCCTTCAACCCCGAAACCGCCCGCCGCTACATGGACAATGGCGCCCGTTTCATCCTGGTGGGCGCCGATGTCGCCCTGCTGGCCCGCGGCTCCGAAGCCCTCGCGGCAGCGTTCATCCCGGCAGCCGAGCCCGCGGAAACCAAAACCAGCTACTGA